The nucleotide sequence CGCCCTGTTCGCGCTGGCGAAGAAGGTGGCGGAGGCGGCGGAGGCGGTCCCGGCGCAGACGGCGGTCGAGATCGCATAGAGGAGACGCCGCGTTTCCTCAGCGGCGCGGTCCCCCCTCACCCTCCCATTTGCCAACGCGAATGGGCCCCTCCCTCTCCCCGAGGAGAGGGAAATGAGAGCCGCAGGCCCTTCACCTCTCCTTGGGGAGAGGTCGAAATCGCGCCAGCGATTTCGGGTGAGGGGGCGGCGCCGGCCCATCCATTCCGCAGAGGCCGCGCCAATGCGCGCTACCCGCAGCGCGAATAGCCGCAGTTCAGGCAGGTGTCGCAGCCCTCCTGCCGGATCAGGGTCGGGTGGCCGCATTTCGGGCAGGACCGGCCCGGCGGCCGGCCGGGATTGCCGCCCACCGGCTCGGCCGTCACCTCGACCGCCACCTCCGGCACGATGCCCTCCGGCTTCGCCAGGAAGCCCGTCGCCACCATGTGCCGCTCGATCGTCTCGCCGATCGCGGCCAGCAGCGACGGCACGTAGCGCCCGCCCATCCACTGCCCGCCGCGCGGGTCGAACACGGCCTTCAGCTCCTCGACCACGAAGGCGACGTCGCCGCCGCGCCGGAACACCGCGCTGATCATCCGGGTCAGCGCCACGGTCCAGGCGTAGTGCTCCATGTTCTTCGAGTTGATGAAGATCTCGAAGGGCCGCCGGCGGCCGTCGACCACCTCGTCGTTGAGGGTGACGTAGATGGCGTGGTCGCTGTCCGGCCAGCGCAGCTTGTAGGTCTCGCCCGGCAGCACCTCCGGCCGGGCCGCGGGCGTGCTGAGGCCGGGGGCGTCGGCCGCCTTCTGCGTCGGCCTGGCCTCCAGCACCGCGCCGGTGATCGGGTTCGGCCGGTAGGTGGTGCAGCCCTTGCAGCCGAGGGCATAAGCCTGGGCGTAGACGTCCTTGAAGGCGTCGAAGGACAGGTCCTCGGGACAGTTGATGGTCTTGCTGATCGAGCTGTCGATATGCTTCTGCGCCGCCGCCTGGATCGCCAGATGATCGGCCGGCTGCAGGGTCTGGGCGTCGACGAAGTAATCCGGCAGCGGCGCGTCGGCGCCGTGGATCTCGCGGAACAGGCGATAGGCGTAGTTCTCCACCGTCTCCGCCCGCCGGCTGCCGTCGGGCAGCAGCACGTTGCGGGTATGGGTCCAGGCGAAGACCGGCTCGATGCCCGAGGCGACGTTGCCGGCGAAGAGCGAGATGGTGCCGGTCGGCGCGATCGAGGTCAGCAGCGCGTTGCGGATGCCATGCCGGGCGATCAGGTCGCGGATCTCCCGCGGCAGCCCGGCGACGCCCGGCGCGGCCAGGAATGCGTCGCGGTCGAACAGCGGGAAGGCCCCCTTCTCCGCCGCGATCTCGGCCGAGGCGCGGTAGGAATGCAGCTTGATCGCGCCCAGCCATTCCTCGACCAGGGCCGCCGATTCGGGCGAGCCGTAGCGCACGCCCAGCATCAGGAAGGCGTCAGCCAGGCCGGTGACGCCGAGACCGATGCGCCGCTTGGCCCAGGCCTCGGCCTGCTGCTCCTGCAGCGGAAAGCGCGAGACGTCGACGACATTGTCCATCAGCCGGATGGCGACCGGCACGATCTCCGCCAGCGCCGCGTGGTCGAAGCGGGCCTCGGGCGTGAACGGATCCCGCACCAGCTTCGCCAGGTTGATCGAGCCGAGCAGGCAGGCTCCGTAGGGGGGCAGCGGCTGCTCTCCGCAAGGATTAGTGCTTTGAATTTGCTCGCAATATTGAAGATTATTCCGATCGTTGATGCGGTCGATGAAGATCACGCCGGGCTCGGCCGAATCATAGGTCGAGCGCATGATCCGGTCCCACAGCTCGCGGGCCGGCAGGGTGCGGAAGACGCGGCCGCCGAACACTAGGTCCCAGGACGCATCGGCCTCGACCGCCGTCATGAAGGCGTCGGTGATCAGGACCGACAGGTTGAACATGCGCAGCCGGCCGGGGGCGCGCTTGGCCTCGATGAACTCGACCACGTCGGGATGGTCGCAGCGCAGCGTCGCCATCATCGCGCCGCGGCGGGAGCCGGCGGACATGATGGTGCGGCACATCGCGTCCCACACATCCATGAAGGAGAGCGGGCCGGAGGCGTCGGCCCCGACGCCGGCGACCGGCGCGCCCTTCGGCCGAATGGTGGAGAAGTCGTAGCCGATGCCGCCGCCCTGCTGCAGCGTCAGCGCCGCCTCGCGCAGATGGGCGAAGATGCCGGCCATGCTGTCCGGCACCGTGCCCATGACGAAGCAGTTGAACAGGGTGACGTCGCGGCCGGTGCCGGCGCCGGCCAGGATGCGCCCGGCCGGCAGGTAGCGATGGTCGCGCAGGATGTCGAGGAAGCGCCCGGCCCAGAGATCCGGGTCCGATTCGGCGGCGGCCACGGCGGTCGCGACCCGGCGCCAGCTGTCCTCGACCGACTGGTCGACAGGCGTGCCGTCCGGCTGCTTCAGCCGGTACTTCATGTCCCAGATCTGGGTCGCGATATCGCCCGGCTCGGCCACCATGGACCTCCCGCAGACTGACGCACCCCCAAAGGATGGGGGTGCGGCCCTATAGGGTCAACCAGGGACAGTGGCAGTCCCTAGGACCCGGCCATACCCGCCAGGCATGGATCGGAGGCGGGGCGTTAGTCGCGAATCATGCCGTAGCCGCGCATCCGCGCGAGCACGGCGTCGCCCGCCGAAGTCCCTTTGATCCGATCCGCGACGGCATTCACGTCCGCCAGAAGGCTGCCTCCCCAGGACTCGTGGTCTGCCTGCCAGTGGTTGAAGTCGATCGGATCGGGCAAGCCGCCCGTGCTCTGCATCTCGTCCAGGGTCTTGCCGACGACCTGAGCGGCCAGCGGCCCTTCCATGTCCCGCGTCATCCATTCGAGGCGCCGGAACATCTCCAGCCCGTTCTCCTGAAGGGAGTTTCTCTTGTCCAGGAGCGGCATGGTGATGAACTGGGTAACGTCGGAGAAGGGAACGCGCTCGCCGGACAGGGTGTCCGCCAGCTCCAGCTGCGCCGCCCGGGATGCGTGCCTTGCCCCGATCGCCAGGCTGTAGAATTGCGGGTTGGCGATGCCGAGCGCCTCCCGATCGGGATCGCCGCCCATGATGCCGGCCCGGTTGCGGATGGCCTCGGCTGCCGCATGCGTGCCCGCGCCGCGATGCATGGTCGGCAGCAGCTCGCGGCCGAAATCCTGCGCGGCGACCTGCTCGATCGCCCCCATCACCGGCCCGGCATCGACCCAGTCCCGCTCATACAGCCGGTTGAGCACGGTCCATTTCATCTCCGTGGCGGCCTTGCCCTCGGCACCGCGCGTCGTCTCGTCGAGGAAGGCCCGGATGTCGGTCGCCATCGCCGCCTGGCTGTCCTGCGTCTCGTCCGGGCGGTACTCCAGTTTGTTGCCGCGGTCGTAAAGTTTCGACGCGAAGGCCTCCTCGCCCTCGCGCCGCTGCGCTTCCGCGGGATCGGTGGCCAGCCCGGACAGGGTGGCAGCGTATCCGATGCCGTCCCGCACCCAGGCATATCTCTGGCGGATGTCGTAAGTGGTGGCGGCTTTCTCGCCGGGGATGTGCCCCTCCGGCGTCTCGAATGCCTTGAGCAGCCGCAGCACGGTCGCCTGCCGCTGGTCGGGAGGCAGCCGGTCGAGGAAGGGCTTCACCTGGTCGAGGACCATGGCGCCCTGCATCTCGTCCGCCTCGGGCTGATAGTCCGTTACGATATCGCGGTGGAGCCGTTCGATCAGTTGCTCCTCCGTCTGCGGCTCGTCGCTCGGCTGGGAGGCCGGCGAAGACGACGACGCCCGCTGCAGCGCCGCCTGGAAGGAGGCCCCCTGCGGGACCTGCCGGTCCGGCGCCTGGACCCGGCTGCCGATAACGGGCCGGCCGGCGCGTTCGATGCTGAACGTCATCTCTCCCCCCCTTCTGATCCGGAGGGGTCGTTCATACACGTTTAGGAATAGGACGGAAATCTTCATATTTCCGTAAGATTTCCCCACCGATCCTGGGAGGGAGGAGGCGCGCCGGAAACCGGAGATCAGGGATCTCTAGCCCGGCCCGGCATAGATCGCGGCGCGCAGGTCGGCGACGAACGCACCGTTCATGCCTTCGAGCGCCGTGTTGGTCAGGCCCACGACGCTCAGCCGCCGGGCCGGGTCGACGAACCAGGAATGGCCGTAGACGCCGCCCCAGCGCCAGGTCCCAGCCGTCATCGGCACGCCGGCCGCCGCCGGGTCGGTCACCAGCGCGAAGCCATAGCCGAAGGTCGTGCCCGGCGTGTTCGGCATCGAGAGGCCGGGGATCTGGTCGGTGGCCATGGCCTGCACCGTCTCCGGCCGCAGGATCGGCGCGCCGCCGCGGCGCAGGGCTTCGAGGAACACCAGGAAGTCGCCGGCCGTGCCGGCCATGCCGGCGCCGCCGGAGGGGTAGGAGGCCGGGTCGAAGATCCGGCCGGGGGCGTAGCTGAGCCCGGCGAAGGGCCGCGGGGCGGGGATGGCGTAGTGGTCGCCCATCCGCACCGGGCCGGGCTCGCCGTCGGCATAGGCGGCGGCCAGGCGCGACCGGTCCGGCGGGGCGAAGCCGGGGTCCTCGAGCCCGAGCGGCCCGGTGATGCGGCTTCGCACCAGATCCGGCAGGCTTTCACCCGCTGCCTGCTCCAGCGCGGCGCCGAGCACGTCGAGCGCCAGCGAATAGGCCCAGGCTGACCCGGGGGCGAAGGCCAGCGGCGCCGAGGCGATGCGGCGCAGGTTGTCGGCGAAGGACCGGCCCGGCGCGTCGAGCCCGTCGGAGACGCCGGCGCGGTGATAGGGGCCGTCCGCCGGCTCGGCGAAGCTGTAGATGAGCCCCGCAGTGTGGGTCAGCAGGTGACGGATGGTGATCACCGGCTCGGTGCCGTCGGCCAGCTTCGGCCGGAAGTCGGGCAGGTATCTCGTCACCGGGTCGGCCAGGGCGATCCGTCCCTCCTCCACCAGCCGCAGGGCGGCGGCGGTGACGATCGGCTTGGTCAGCGAGGCGTAGAGGAACACGGTGTCCTCGCGCACCGGCCGCCCGGCCTCGCGGTCGGCCAGGCCGGCGGCGCGGCGGTAGACCAGCCGGCCGTCCCGCGCCACCAGCACCACGGTGCCGACGATGCGCTGTTCCGCCAGCGCCCGGTCGATCGCGGCGTCGATCCGCGGCGACAGGGCGGGATCGGGAGCGTCGAACAGGGTCATCGTGAAACTCCGGCTTCGGAAGGACGGCTATGCCCGGCCGAGGACGGTCCGGCGCAGCGCCAGGATCCGTCCCGGCCCGTGCACCGCGGCGAAGAGCAGCCCGGCCAGGAAGGTGAAGTGGTCGACGAAGAAGCCGAACTCGGCCTGGTTCCCCGTCCAGCGCGACGGGCCGTGGAAGGCGAAGGCCAGGAAGACGACATAGACGGCGGCCAGCAGCGACGCCTCGGTGAAATACGCGCCGGTCAGGAAGCAGATCACCAGCAGGCATTCGAAGATCGCCGCCAGCCAGGCCAGCAGCAGCGGCGCCGGGAACCCCGCCGAGTCGATGTAGGCGGCGGTGGTGGTCATGTCCATGAACTTGAAGACCGCCGCCATCAGGAAGACCGCGGCGAAGATCAGCCGGCCGACGAGAATGGCGATCGACTGCCAGGCAGGCATGGGCGTCTCGGCATTCATTGTCCCCTCCCCCGAAAGGACCGCGAGGATAGCGGAGGCTTCGGTCGCGGGGCTAGTCCGGCAGCGTCACCGGCGTCGCCGCGGCCAGGGGACGGCGCAGCCGGTCGGGGTCGTCGTAGCGCCACAGCGGGATGCCGGCGCAGCGCTCCACCCGGTCCGGCATGCCGTAGCGGGCGACCACGGCGCGGGCGTTCAGCCCGTCCATCAGGATGAAGCCGAAGGGCGGCGCGCCGGCGCCGCCGGCCCAGTCCCGCCGGGCCCAGCCCTCATTGATGATCCAGTGATACGGGGCGCCGTTGCGCGCCACCTGGGCGATCTGGACCCGGCGGCCGGAATGCAGCACCAGCGGCTTGGCCCACCAGTAGCCGGCGAGGCCGGCGGCCGAACCCTGGAAGCAGGCCAGCGTCCGCGGCGGCTCGATCCCCGCCGCCAGCTGGGCCGGCGGGGCCCGGAGCGCGGCGGCGCCCGCCAGCACCATGGCCGAGGCCGCCCCCACTGGCCAGGCCGGCACCCGAAGCCGGTCGGCGGCGAGATGGGCGAGCCAGAGCGCGGTCAGGAACAGCCAGGGCTGGAAGTAGCGCAGGAACGAATCGTCGCGGAAGATGCCGAACAGCACCACCGCCAGCAGCGTGGCCAGCGAGGAGGCGGCGGCGAAGACCGCGATCCGGCCCGAAGGGGCGATCTCGCGCTCTCCGGCCGCCAGACCGCGCAGCACCAGGAGGATGCGGGCCACCGGCAGCAGGGCGAAGGCGATCAGGCCGAGATTGACCGCCGTCTCCGCCGCATCGGCGCGCCAGAGCACGCCGCCGAGGCGGAACAGGCCGTAGCCGATGCCGAGGTCGAGCTGGGCGCGATAGATCCCGTTCAGCGGGTTGACCCAGCCCTGCAGAAGGTAGGCGGCCAACGCCGCACCACCCACCGCGACCGCAGCAGCCAGGGCCGCGCCGCGGGTGCGCGGCACCAGGGCGCAGAGCAGCGAGAGCGCCACGGCCGGGGCGGCGGCATAAGGCAGGACAAAGCTGTCCGACAGCACCCCGGCCAGGATCAGGGCGGCCAGCCCCGCCAGCGGCCATGGGCCCGGCCGGTCGAGCTGGCGCATCACCAGCAGCAGCACCGCGGCCGCGATCAGGACGGCGCCGAAATGGAAGGTGACGACGAAAGGATAGACCAGCCAGTTCAGGGCGTAGAAGCCGGCCAGGCCCCAGCCGAAGGCGAAGAGCAGTGCCACCACCATCGCCAGAGCCGCCACGGCCATGGCGACAGAGCGGCCGCCGGCGGCGCGATGCACCGCGGCGCCGAGCATCAGGTAGAGGCCGAACTGCAGCGCCGCGGCGAGCGGCAGGGCCCGGCGGAAATCGCCGGCGGCGAGGTCGGCCAAGCCGTAGACCGCCATGTCCGGGAAGACATAGGGGCCAGGCGTCAGGTGCCAGCCGCGCAGGGCATCCAGGCCGCGATGCAGGTCGTCGAACAGCGCCGGCAGGTAGAGGACATCGGCATTGCCGACCGGCCCGGCGGCACCGGGCAGGCGCAGCACCAGCGCCGTGGCCAGCAGCGACAGGCCGGCGACGGCGACGAGAAGCAGAATTAGGCGAAGGCCGCGCAACCCGCGGTCAGACAGTCGCCGTCGCCTTGGCCGGGCGCGGCGTCGGCGGCCCGCCGGCTGCGACCGACAGGCGCTCGGACGCCGTCTCCAGCTCGTCCTCCAGCCGCCGCATCATCTCTTCGCGCGGCAGGCCGGGCGGGATCGGCGGCAGGAACTCGACCGTGATCGTGCCGGGGCGCTTGCGGAAGGCGCGGCGGCCCCAGAACACGCCGGAGTTCAGCGCCATCGGCACCACCGGCACGCCCAGCCCCTCATAGAGTGCGCCGACGCCGATGCGGTAGGGCCGCCAGGTGCCGGGGGCGGTCCGGGTGCCCTGCGGGAAGATCGCGATCGGCCGGCCTTCCGCCACGCGGACCTTGGCGTGGTCGATCATGCTGCGGATCGCCCGGCTGCCGGCGCCGCGGTCGACCGGGATCATGCCGGTCTTCAGCAGGTACTTGCCCCAGACCGGCACCTTCAGCAGCTCGGACTTCAGCACGATCGCCGGGTCGGGCAGCAGCAGGTGCAGCTTCAGCGTCTCCCAGGCCGACTGGTGCTTGGCGGCGACGATGCAGGCGCCGTCCGGCAGGTTCTCGCGCCCGACCACGCGGTAGTCGATGCCGAGGATGGTCTTCTCCAGCCAGTACGTCACCCGCAGCCAGACGAAGATCCAGGCCATCATCGTGCGGTGCGACAGCAGCATGGACGGCAGCAGCGCGAAGCAGCAGACCGTGGTCCAGCCGTAGAACAGCAGGGTGTAGAGGGCCGAGCGCAGGATGACCATGACGCCCTATATCCTGCCGAGGGTGACACGCGCCAGCGCAACCAGGAATTTGTTGTATTCGGAGACGATCAGCCGCGCCGTGCCGGGCCAGGCCCACCAGCGGTCGAGATGCACCGTGCCCGGATCGACCGGCTGGCGCTTGATCTCGATGTCCGGCATCGCGGCCCGGAACTCCAGCATGCTGCGCGGCATGTGGTAGTTCGAGGTGACGAGGCGCAGGCTGCGGAAGCCATGCGCCCGCATCCAGGCCGCCGCCTCCCGCGCGTTGCCGATGGTGTCACTGGCGGCGTAGCCGAGATCGACGCAGCAGCGCAGCGAATCGTCGGTCGGCGACAAGGCGAACAGCTCCTCCAGCCTGACGTCGCGGTGCACGCCGCTGACCAGCAGCCGCTCGGCCGTGCCGCGCGCCAGCAGGTCGAGCCCGGCGCGCAGCCTCTCGCTGCCGCCGGTCAGCACCACGATGGCGTCGGTGTGGTCGGGGTCGACCTCGCCGCCGCGCCCGGCCTGGGCCACGAACCAGGCCAGGCCCAGCCCCCAGGCCGCCGCCAGCACGACCAGCAGCAGCAGCGCCCGGCGCAGGCGGCGGCGCCAGGGCCGGGGCTTCGGAGGAGGATCGACGGTGCTCGACATGAACGGACTGCTGTTGCGCCGCGGCCGCAGTCACGGCGCCCGGACAGGAAAGGGGCGGATCGTGGCAAGATTATGCGGCCGCGTCACGGCCCCGGAGCGACGCCGGCCGGCGGGATTCGCAACCCGTTCACACCGTTCATAAAATCGCCGCAGATGATATAGGCAGCGGCACGGCGGCATGCGATAAGGCGCCATGATCGTCACCTGCCCCAGCTGTTCGACCCGTTACCTCGTCGATCCGGCGGCGATCGGCCCCGACGGCCGGCGCGTCAAATGCGCCCGCTGCGGCCATGTGTGGCGCGAATCGGCGGTCGAGCCGGTGCCGGCGGCGGCGCCGGTCGAGCCGCAGCCGGTGCTGGTCGGCCCGGCGGCGCAGGCGGCGACACCGAGCCCGGCCGCGGGGCACATCACCAACCTGCCGGTGGTGATCGCGCCGCGCCGACGCGACGGGCCGGCGGTCGGCCTGGCGCTGGCGGTGCTGCTGGTCGGCGGCCTGGCCGGGGTGGGCTATTTCGCACGCGACTCGATCGTCCGCTTCTGGCCGCCGGCGATCCGCCTCTACGACACCCTCGGCGTGCCGGTGGCGCAGCCGGTCGAGACCGGCGCGCTGGGCCGCGGCCTGGTGCTGCAGGGGCTGGAGGTGCGGCGCGTCGCCGGCACCGGCGTCGAGCAGGTGGTGGTCACCGGCCGGGTCGAGAACCGGGCCCTGGTGACCCGCCCGGTGCCGCCGATCGAGGTGCGCCTGCTGGACGCCAGCCGCACCGTGGTGGCGCGCACGCCGCTGCTGGTGACGACCGAATCGCTGGCGCCGGACCAGTCGGTGCAGGTGGCGGCGACGGTCGAGACCCTGCCCGACGCCGCCACCCGGCTGGAGATCGGCGCGCAGACCGGCGCCGCGCCGTAGCCCTACGCTCTCACCTCCTGGCGCAGGAATATGAGATACGCCAGGACGAACAGCACGATCACCGCCGCGCTCAGCGCCGTGAATTGCGGCCAGACCAGGAGGAAGCTCTGCCCCGCCGGCAACGGCGCGCCGATCAGGGCGCCGTCGAGGTCGCTGTACAGCACCGGGCCGAGCGTCCGGGTGGCGGGGTTGAGCAGCGCCACCGCGATCTCGGCGAACAGGCCGTTGGGCGAGATCCGCGACAGCGCCTGGGCGGTCTGGAGGTGATCGATGTTCGGGCCCATCGGCCCCATCATCGGGCCCGAGACCAGATCGGCGATCATCGAGGTGACCGGCGCCCAGAACATGCCGACCACCAGCCAGACCGCAAGCGCCGACAGGGCCGCCGTGGCCGGCGACCGGCACAGGGTGGAGAACAGCAGCCCGACCGCCAGCCACACGCCGCCGAAGGCGAGGGTGGCGAGGAGGAACCCGGCCATGCGCACGATCTCCTCCGTGCTCGGCGGCAGGCCCAGCAGCAGGATGCCGAGGCCGATCACCGCCAGCCACAGCGCCACCAGCGCGACCGCCAGGGTCAGCAGCGCCGCCGCGAACTTGCCGAAGATCAGCCCGTCCCGGTAGATCGGCTGGGACAGGAGGCGGCCGAGCGTGCGCCGGCTGAACTCGCCGTTCACCGTGTCGAAGGACAGGGCGATCGCCACCAGCGGCACCAGGAACCCCAGGATGGCGACGAAGGACGGCAGCGGCGCCTGCGACAGCGTGAACAGGTTGAGGAACAGGAACGGGTCCTGGCCGACCGTGTCGCGGATCGAGCGCAGCGCCGCGTAGGTGGCGCCGAGCGCGGTCAGGAACACCAGCGCCTCGAGCAGGCGCATGCGCACGCTGGTCAGGTGGTCGGCCGTCTCCTTCGCCAGCACCGTGCCGACGCCGGCCCAGGGGGAGCCTTCACGCCGCGACATCTCTCGCCTCCTCGAAGGTGCGCCGATAGATCTCGGCCAGGCTGGGCTCGGCCAGGCCGAGCCGCTGCAGCGTGCCGCGGGCGCCGAGCACAGCAGCGGCCACGGCGTTGCGGATGTCTGACCGGGCCTGGACGCGCCACCGGCCGGCTTCGACCGGCAGCACCGCCTGCACCTCCGGCACCGTGCGCAGCAGCGCCTCGGCCCCCGGCAGGTCGGTGGCGACGTCGATCACCCAGCCGCCGCCCAGCACCTGCGCCGCCAGGTCACGCACCGTGCCGGACAGCACGATCCGGCCCTGGTGGAACAGGGCGACGCGGTCGCAGACGCTCTGCACCTGGTCGAGATGGTGCGAGGACAGGAGAACAGTGATGCCGGCCTCCCGCAGTCCGCGGATCATCGCCAGGAATTCGAGCGTTGCATGCGGGTCCAGCGCCGCCGTCGGCTCGTCCAGGATCGCGATCTGCGCCCGCTTCATCAGGATCTCGGCCAGGCCGAGCCGCTGGCGCATGCCGCGGGAGAAGGTGGCGACCCGGCGGTCGGCGTGCTCGGTCAGGTCGACCCGGGCCAGCGCGTCGTCGATCCGGCCGCGGATCTCCGACCGCGGGATGCCGGCGAGGCGTGCGGTGTAGACCAGGTTGGTCGCCGCCGACAGCCCGTCATAGAAGCCGACAGCGTCGGGCAGGTAGCCGACGGCGCGCTTGACCGACAGCGGGTCGCGCATCGGGTCGCGGCCCAGCACCCGGGCCTCGCCATGCGAGGCCTCGGTCAGGCCCAGCAGCATCAGGATGGTCGTGGTCTTGCCCGAGCCGTTGGGGCCGAGCAGGCCGACGATCTCGCCGCGCCGGACCTCGAGGTCGATGCCGGCGACGGCGACGCGGCTGCCGTAGCGCTTGACCAGCTGCCGCGTGGACAGGACGATATCCTCCGCCATGGCTGGCCTTACCGGCGGCCGAAGCGGACGACCGTGGCGACCACGATCAGCACCGCGACGGCGATGATGGCGAGGCCGATCAGCCCCCAGCGGGTCGAGGTCTCGACCGTGATGCGGTAGTCGGCCGAGGCCGAGGCGGCGGGCTTGCCGCTGGCCCGGAAGGTCGCCTGGTAATCGCCGGCGATCGCCTTCGCCGCCGGCGAGACCACGGCCTGCACCGGCTGCGACGCGCCGGCGGCCAGCGACGGGATGCTCTTCGGCTCGAACTCGATCTTCCAGCCGGCGGGCGGCGAGGCCGACAGGTCGATGTCCTGCGCCGCCTCGCTGCCGCCGTTGCGCAGCACCAGGTTGAAGGTGGTGCTTTCGCCCGCGGTGGCGTCGCCGCTGAGCCGCCCGTCGTCGCCGACCAGGGACAGGCGCGGCTGGCCGGTGATGGTGGCGGCGAGGTTCAGCTGGGCCGAGGCGCCGTCGCCGTTGAAGCCGACATTGATCGGGTAGTTGCCGGCGGCGGCGTCGCGCGGCGGCGTGACCGAGAGCTGGACGTCCTTGCTCTTGCCCGCCTGGATCGGGATCGCGGTGATCTGCTGGCTGCCATAGGCCTCGGTGAATGAGGTCTCGAAGCCTTGCGGCGCGTCGGCCTGCAGGCTGACGGTGCTGTCGCGGCCGCTGTCGTTGGCGATGGTGATGCGGTACTGGAAGGCCGAGGTGGCGGTGCCGCGCAGGGCCGGCAGCTGGGTGGTGGCGGTCAGCTTGGCCGGCAG is from Inquilinus sp. Marseille-Q2685 and encodes:
- a CDS encoding adenosylcobalamin-dependent ribonucleoside-diphosphate reductase — encoded protein: MVAEPGDIATQIWDMKYRLKQPDGTPVDQSVEDSWRRVATAVAAAESDPDLWAGRFLDILRDHRYLPAGRILAGAGTGRDVTLFNCFVMGTVPDSMAGIFAHLREAALTLQQGGGIGYDFSTIRPKGAPVAGVGADASGPLSFMDVWDAMCRTIMSAGSRRGAMMATLRCDHPDVVEFIEAKRAPGRLRMFNLSVLITDAFMTAVEADASWDLVFGGRVFRTLPARELWDRIMRSTYDSAEPGVIFIDRINDRNNLQYCEQIQSTNPCGEQPLPPYGACLLGSINLAKLVRDPFTPEARFDHAALAEIVPVAIRLMDNVVDVSRFPLQEQQAEAWAKRRIGLGVTGLADAFLMLGVRYGSPESAALVEEWLGAIKLHSYRASAEIAAEKGAFPLFDRDAFLAAPGVAGLPREIRDLIARHGIRNALLTSIAPTGTISLFAGNVASGIEPVFAWTHTRNVLLPDGSRRAETVENYAYRLFREIHGADAPLPDYFVDAQTLQPADHLAIQAAAQKHIDSSISKTINCPEDLSFDAFKDVYAQAYALGCKGCTTYRPNPITGAVLEARPTQKAADAPGLSTPAARPEVLPGETYKLRWPDSDHAIYVTLNDEVVDGRRRPFEIFINSKNMEHYAWTVALTRMISAVFRRGGDVAFVVEELKAVFDPRGGQWMGGRYVPSLLAAIGETIERHMVATGFLAKPEGIVPEVAVEVTAEPVGGNPGRPPGRSCPKCGHPTLIRQEGCDTCLNCGYSRCG
- a CDS encoding serine hydrolase; the encoded protein is MTLFDAPDPALSPRIDAAIDRALAEQRIVGTVVLVARDGRLVYRRAAGLADREAGRPVREDTVFLYASLTKPIVTAAALRLVEEGRIALADPVTRYLPDFRPKLADGTEPVITIRHLLTHTAGLIYSFAEPADGPYHRAGVSDGLDAPGRSFADNLRRIASAPLAFAPGSAWAYSLALDVLGAALEQAAGESLPDLVRSRITGPLGLEDPGFAPPDRSRLAAAYADGEPGPVRMGDHYAIPAPRPFAGLSYAPGRIFDPASYPSGGAGMAGTAGDFLVFLEALRRGGAPILRPETVQAMATDQIPGLSMPNTPGTTFGYGFALVTDPAAAGVPMTAGTWRWGGVYGHSWFVDPARRLSVVGLTNTALEGMNGAFVADLRAAIYAGPG
- a CDS encoding DoxX family protein, whose amino-acid sequence is MPAWQSIAILVGRLIFAAVFLMAAVFKFMDMTTTAAYIDSAGFPAPLLLAWLAAIFECLLVICFLTGAYFTEASLLAAVYVVFLAFAFHGPSRWTGNQAEFGFFVDHFTFLAGLLFAAVHGPGRILALRRTVLGRA
- a CDS encoding 1-acyl-sn-glycerol-3-phosphate acyltransferase produces the protein MVILRSALYTLLFYGWTTVCCFALLPSMLLSHRTMMAWIFVWLRVTYWLEKTILGIDYRVVGRENLPDGACIVAAKHQSAWETLKLHLLLPDPAIVLKSELLKVPVWGKYLLKTGMIPVDRGAGSRAIRSMIDHAKVRVAEGRPIAIFPQGTRTAPGTWRPYRIGVGALYEGLGVPVVPMALNSGVFWGRRAFRKRPGTITVEFLPPIPPGLPREEMMRRLEDELETASERLSVAAGGPPTPRPAKATATV
- a CDS encoding YdcF family protein; translation: MSSTVDPPPKPRPWRRRLRRALLLLVVLAAAWGLGLAWFVAQAGRGGEVDPDHTDAIVVLTGGSERLRAGLDLLARGTAERLLVSGVHRDVRLEELFALSPTDDSLRCCVDLGYAASDTIGNAREAAAWMRAHGFRSLRLVTSNYHMPRSMLEFRAAMPDIEIKRQPVDPGTVHLDRWWAWPGTARLIVSEYNKFLVALARVTLGRI
- a CDS encoding DUF3426 domain-containing protein codes for the protein MIVTCPSCSTRYLVDPAAIGPDGRRVKCARCGHVWRESAVEPVPAAAPVEPQPVLVGPAAQAATPSPAAGHITNLPVVIAPRRRDGPAVGLALAVLLVGGLAGVGYFARDSIVRFWPPAIRLYDTLGVPVAQPVETGALGRGLVLQGLEVRRVAGTGVEQVVVTGRVENRALVTRPVPPIEVRLLDASRTVVARTPLLVTTESLAPDQSVQVAATVETLPDAATRLEIGAQTGAAP
- a CDS encoding ABC transporter permease, with protein sequence MSRREGSPWAGVGTVLAKETADHLTSVRMRLLEALVFLTALGATYAALRSIRDTVGQDPFLFLNLFTLSQAPLPSFVAILGFLVPLVAIALSFDTVNGEFSRRTLGRLLSQPIYRDGLIFGKFAAALLTLAVALVALWLAVIGLGILLLGLPPSTEEIVRMAGFLLATLAFGGVWLAVGLLFSTLCRSPATAALSALAVWLVVGMFWAPVTSMIADLVSGPMMGPMGPNIDHLQTAQALSRISPNGLFAEIAVALLNPATRTLGPVLYSDLDGALIGAPLPAGQSFLLVWPQFTALSAAVIVLFVLAYLIFLRQEVRA
- a CDS encoding ABC transporter ATP-binding protein, coding for MAEDIVLSTRQLVKRYGSRVAVAGIDLEVRRGEIVGLLGPNGSGKTTTILMLLGLTEASHGEARVLGRDPMRDPLSVKRAVGYLPDAVGFYDGLSAATNLVYTARLAGIPRSEIRGRIDDALARVDLTEHADRRVATFSRGMRQRLGLAEILMKRAQIAILDEPTAALDPHATLEFLAMIRGLREAGITVLLSSHHLDQVQSVCDRVALFHQGRIVLSGTVRDLAAQVLGGGWVIDVATDLPGAEALLRTVPEVQAVLPVEAGRWRVQARSDIRNAVAAAVLGARGTLQRLGLAEPSLAEIYRRTFEEARDVAA
- a CDS encoding NEW3 domain-containing protein; the protein is MRLPATFAVLLLLTGLAGPALAQETAKPAVSGIFLTTRYPAFTVRAGEATTIDLSLHDYGRPPQAIPLSVDGLPAGWKATVLGGGQPVAAATAVPDTEVPLQLKLEPAADARPGTYPITVKGAGEGDPLILALAVTVGEQLPAKLTATTQLPALRGTATSAFQYRITIANDSGRDSTVSLQADAPQGFETSFTEAYGSQQITAIPIQAGKSKDVQLSVTPPRDAAAGNYPINVGFNGDGASAQLNLAATITGQPRLSLVGDDGRLSGDATAGESTTFNLVLRNGGSEAAQDIDLSASPPAGWKIEFEPKSIPSLAAGASQPVQAVVSPAAKAIAGDYQATFRASGKPAASASADYRITVETSTRWGLIGLAIIAVAVLIVVATVVRFGRR